A segment of the Robbsia sp. KACC 23696 genome:
CCGCGCGCCTTCGGCGTTCTCAATGACCTTGGCCTGCTTGCTTTCCATCACCGCAACGCAGGAATTCGTCGTTCCCAGGTCAATGCCAATGATCTTGCCCATCTTATTCATTCTCCTGGCTGTGTCAGCCGTCCGGCGGAGCGCGGCTCCGCGCAACAATTCAAATATGTTCGAAAAATAGGTGCGGCCACGCCAATTTCAAGGGCTGGACCGCGAAAATGCTGCCTTTTGTCGCGCGCTACGTGTCGCGCGACCGCCGACGCTTACTTCGGCGCGGCCACCATCACCAGCGCCGGGCGCAGCACGCGCTCCGCGATCACATAGCCCTTTTGCAGGACCGTGACAACGGTATTCGGCTCTTGCTCCGCCGGCACCATCGAAATGGCCTGGTGAAAGTGCGGATCGAACTTTTCACCCGTCGCCGGCGCCACAACCTTGATACGACCCTTTTCCAAGGCCGCCAGCAGTTGCTTCAGCGTCAGGTCCATCCCTTCGCGCAGCTTCTCGGCATTCGAGGCGTCCGCGCCGAGCCCGGCTTCCAGGCTGTCCACCACCGGCAGCAGGTGTTCGGCGAAACTCTCGATTGCGAACTTATGCGCTTTTTCCTTCTCGTCCTGCCCGCGACGTCGGACGTTTTCCGTCTCCGCCTTGGCCCGCAAGAATTCTTCCTTCAACGCGGCGATCTGCGCCTGCGCTTCCGCCAGTGCCGCTTCGGCTTGCTGGTCGGCGCCATCGATCTGGTCGCTCGACGCCGCTGCCGTCGCCGCCGTGTCGGCCTGCGATGCCTGATTCACCGCGTCCGCCGCGGCATTGTCCGTCGTCTGCTGATCGCGGTTCGCTGGATTGTCTTGCATGCTCGTTTCCCGTCTGAGTCTGTGTGATTGATCCGGCGCACGGCCCTCTCCCCACGAGTTGGAGACGATTCCGTTGTTTTCAAGTCCACAGCGCAGAAATTTACGCGACGCGGTGGACTGCCTGCCGCAGCATTTCGTCACGCGCCGCGGGTGACCCAAAAATACCGCTCGTGCGCGTCCGACGAGGCGTTGTTACCGCTCTCCCGCCCCCTTCTCGGCAGCCCTGGGAAAACCCGCAACACGTGGTTACATTCTTTACCCGAAACAGGGACTTAGCCCGATGACGCCGCCCTGCGGCCGCATTAGAATGACGACGTGCATTGGGATAGACCAGTCCCGTCGCCGCGCAGTCAAAACAAGAGGTGAATAAATGAAATTGACATTCGCAGTCGTCTTCATCCTGACGCTCCTGGTGGCGGGAACGACGACCATTTGCCTGTCCGGCGCCGTAAGCGCGCGGACCTCGGAATACGGCACCGCGAAAGCGCTGACCCGCGACTGGCTCAATCCCTATCCGGCCAGCCATCGGGCGTATCGTGAGCTGAACTCCCCACTCGCGCAATAACACGTCGCTCGCGTTTCGTCGGCCGGCCGTGCCAGCCATCGGCCGGCTCGCGAAACAGCTGACGACGCGTGCGTTCGGCCTCCCGCGCCTGAGCGCTCGCCTCGGTTTCCTCGTAGAGCAACCGCGCCACCGGTGCCGGGCCCCGCACTTCGCTGACATCCCGCACGACGACAATCCATCGCCCCGCCTCGATATCGATCGTCACGACCTCCCCGATACGGACATCCCGCGACGGTTTGACCGGATCTTCGCCCACGCGGATGCGGCCGTTCTGCACCGCCTGTTGCGCCAGCGACCGGGTTTTGAAGAAGCGCGTCGCCCATAACCATTTATCGATACGTGCCTTGCCGCCCTGCGTGTCGGCGCCCTTGCTCGGGCCCCGCGCCTCGGCGTCGTCACGTGCCCCGGCCTCCGTCCCCTTTTGCTGGGAACGGCCCGACCGCCCGCGACTCATCGCGACGGACCGCCGGGCCAGCCGGCGAGATTATCGGCGCACAGGGTGGCAAGGCCGGCAATCCATGCCGGCGCATCGTTCAGGCAGGGAATGCGGCGGAATGTGTCACCGCCGGCATGCAGGAAGGCATCGCGGACTTCCAAGCCGATTTCCTCGATCGTCTCCAGGCAATCGGCGGTAAAGCCGGGCGTGAACACGTCGATGCGTCGGGTTCCCGACTGCGCCAAGGCGATCGCCGTCGGTTCCGTATAAGGCTGCAGCCATTCGGCCTTGCCAAAACGCGACTGGAACGTCACCCGGCAGGCATCACTGTCTAGCTCAAGCACTTCCGCCAGCCGTGCGCCGGTTGCCAGACACTCGGCCTGGTACGGGTCTCCCAGCGTAATGGTGCGCTTCGGCACGCCATGGAAACTCAGCAGCAGCTTGTCGCCGGCTGCAAAGTCCGGGGCGCCGTGTTCCCGCCAGAAACGCGCCACCTGCTCGGCCAGCGCAGCAATATAGCCGGGGTCCGTCGGATAGGATTTGACGGCCCGCAATGCTGGCTGGTCGCGCATCTGGCGCAAGGTATCGTAGGCTGCATCGAAAGCGGTCGCCGTCGTGGACGCCGAATATTGCGGATACATCGGCAACAGCAGAATCCGCTCGATGCCGTCGGCCTGCAGCGCGCGGATCTGCGCGCCGATGTTCGGCGTGCCGTACCGCATCGCATACTCGACGCGCACCGGCAGACCCAGTTCGGCAAATCGACTGCGCAAGGCGGCGGTCTGCCGCACGGTGTAGACCCGTAGCGGCGATCCTTCGTCCATCCACACCGACGCGTACTTTTTAGCGGAGGCGCGCGAGCGCAGCGGGACGATGACGCCCCGCAGCAACGGTTGCCACAACAGCGCCGGAATCTCGACGACACGCGGATCCGACAGAAATTCCGTGAGGTAGCGTCCTACCGCGCCCGGTTCCGCCGCATCGGGCGTACCGAGATTGATCAGCAATACCGCCGTTCCCGACGCTGCCCGTGCATCGGCGACGGACGACGACGCACCATACGATGCCGGCGGGACAGCTGAAGGTGAGGTAAGCGATGGCGATGCGGACATGGCCGAGGACGCTGCGGCGGATGGCTCGGACAAAAGGTCCGCGCCGAGGGCACTGATCGGTGAATTCATAGTGAGGCGCATTGGCAGGCTGTTCGTCAGTGTACCCCGAGGCGCCATCGCTGCGCCTGGGAGACCGGATCAGTGCTGACTTAATGCGTTCGACAACAGTCGCGCGGTGATATCGACGATCGGAATCACACGGTCATAGGCCATGCGCGTCGGACCGATCACGCCGAGCGTACCGACGATCTTGCCGTCGACCTCGTAGGGCGCGGTGACCACGCTCATCTCCTCGATGGGCACCAGACTAGACTCGCCGCCGATATAGATCTGCACGCCCTGCGCATGGCTCGATACGTCGAGCAATTGCAGCAGGCTGGTCTTCTGGTCGAACAGATCGAACAAACGACGCATCCGGTCCATGCTGGACGAGAGGTCCGTGACTTCCAGCAGATTGCGCTCGCCGGAAATCAGCAGCGTGTCGCCGTCGCCGGACGCTTCCTCGCTGCCGACCTCCACCGCCGCCTGCATCAGATGCGTCATATCGGCCCGCACGGCGTCGATTTCTTCACGCAGGCGCCGACGGACTTCCTCGAACGACTGCCCGGCGTAATTCGCATTGATATAGTTCGACGCTTCCACCAGCTGCGACGGCGAATACTCGCGCTGCGTCGCCATGATCCGGTTCTGGATGTCGCCCTCGGGCGTGACGATGACGAGCAGGATGCGTTTGTCGGACAAGCGCATGAACTCGATTTGCCGGAAACTCTGGCTGCGGCGTGGCGTCAGGACAACACCGGCGAACTGCGACAAATTCGACAGAATGCCCGCGGCGGCGGCCACGACCTTCTGCGGCTGGCCTTGCTGGAGTTGCGCCGCCACCCGCTTTGCAAAATCGGCGGCCTCGCCGTCGACGGTCAGCGGCTTCGACGTCAGCATCGTGTCGACGAACAGCCGGTACCCGCGCGGCGTCGGGATCCGACCCGCCGACGTGTGCGGGCTGGTGACCAGACCGAGGTCCTCCAGATCCGACATCACATTGCGGATCGTCGCGGGACTGAGCGCCAGTCCGGAATACTTAGACAGCGTGCGCGAGCCGACAGGCTGACCTTCGGCGATATACCGTTCGATCAGGGTCGTCAGCAGTGTTTGGGCGCGAGGGTCTAGCATGAAGGAATTCTAGCGCAATCCGCCCCCAGCAGGCCGGTAACGGCAGCGATTACAAGCGAATAGCGGTAATTCCGCCACTGCGGTTCGATTGCGCCCGCAGCCGACGCCCCGCGAGTCGTTGCAATGGGACCGCCGGCCGTGCGCGTCGATCAACCGTTGCGCGTGCCATTTCGCCAAGGCACTGGCCGAATGCCCGAGGGACGCGGCGATGCCGTTGCGGTAGAGTTCTCCCCATCGCCTGTGGTGTAATGCGCAAATGGAAACACGCTCCCCCTTCAAGACCGTCGCGCTGATCGGCAGGCCGAATACGCCGAATATCGGCGAACCGTTGCTGACGCTGGCTCGCGCCATCGAAGCACGCGGCTTTACATTGATTTTCGAAGCGGCGACGGCTGGCGAGATCGATCTCAAGAATCATTTGGATTCGCTGCAGGCCAAGCCGTCGGTGGCGACAACCTCCGAGATCGGCGAGCGCGCCGACGTCGCGGTGGTCGTCGGCGGCGATGGCACGATGCTGGGCGTCGGGCGCGAATTGGCGCCGTACGGCACGCCGTTGATCGGCATCAACCACGGGCGTCTGGGATTCATCACCGATATCCCGATCGCCGATATGAACCGGGTGGTCCCGGAACTGCTCGACGGTCAGTACGAACGCGAGGAGCGCACGCTGCTCGAGGCGCGGATCATGCGCGACGGCAAGCAGATATACGACGCGCTCGCTTTCAACGATGTCGTGGTGAACCGCAGCGGCTTCTCCGGCATGGCGGAACTACGCGTCGTCGTGGACGGGCGCTTTATGTATTCGCAGCGTTCGGACGGCCTGATCGTGGCAACGCCGACCGGCTCGACTGCCTATGCGCTGGCATCCCAGGGCCCGATCCTGCATCCGCAGGCCGGTGGGATCGTGCTGGTGCCGATCGCGCCGCAGGCGCTGTCGAATCGCCCGATCGTGCTGCCGGACAAATCCGAGATCAGCGTGCAGGTCATCGGCGGCCGCGAGGTCAACGTCAATTTCGACATGCAATCCTTCACGGCCCTGGCCCTCGACGACATCATCGAGATCCGGCGCTCCTCACATACGGTGCCATTCCTCCATCCGGTGGGATATAGCTACTTCGCCACGCTGCGCAAGAAGCTGTACTGGAATGAACATCCGGCCAACGATCCACGGCAGAACTGAACGCCGTCATGCTTCGACACCTTTCGATTCGCGATTTCGTCATCGTCGACCGCCTCGACATCGAGTTCGACGCGGGATTCACCGTTTTCTCCGGCGAGACCGGCGCGGGCAAATCGATTCTGATCGATGCGCTGGCGCTGATCCTGGGCGCACGCAGCGATGGCAGCGTGGTGCGCAACGGGGCCGTGCGCGCCGATCTGAGTGCCGTATTCGACGCGCCGCCGGCGCTGGCCGAATGGCTGCGCGACCATGCGCTCGACGACGCCGATTATGCGGCCGAGGCGCACGCGGCTGCGGCGGCCAAGGACACGAAGGACGTCGCCAAGCCGACGCGTGGCAAATCCGCCCGCAGCGGCGCGCCACGATCCGCGCCGGTCGGACCGCCGGTGATTTTGCGCCGCGTGGTCGATGCGACCGGTGCACGCTCGCGCGCTTTCATCAACGGGACGCCGGCAACGCTGGGCCAGTTGCGCGAACTGGGCGAAATGCTCGTCGATATCCACGGCCAGCACGCGCATCAGGCCTTGATGCGGCCCGATGCGCAGCGGCTGCTGTTCGATACCCACGCCGGCGCGACGCAAGCCGCTGCGCGCACCGCCTCGGCCTGGGCAGACTGGCGTGCGGCACGCGCGCGCATCGACGACGCGCGCAAGCGCAGCGAGCAGATTCAGCTCGAACGCGAGCAGTTGGCCTGGCAGGTCAATGAACTGGAGACGCTGGCGCCGCAGGCCGGCGAGTGGGAAGAAATCGGCCAGGAGCATCAGCGCCTTTTCCACGCCGCCAATCTGATCGACGGGGTACGCGGTGCCATCGATGTCCTGTCCGAATCCGACGATGCGCTGATCGGCCGCGTCTCAGCGATCACGAGCCGTATCCAGGCACTGGCCGATATCGACGAGAATCTGCGCGATGTCCTCCTCGCGCTGGAGCCCGCGCAAATTCAGCTGCAGGAAGCGGTCTACTCGTTGACGCATTACGCGCAGCGCCTCGATCTCGATCCGCAGCGGCTGGAGCAAGTCGACGAGCGCTTGAACGCGCTCCACGCGGCCTCGCGGAAGTTCCGCATCGCACCGGAAGCGCTCGGCGATGCCTTGGGCGAACGGCGCACGCGACTGGCGGCGCTGGACGCCGAGGCGGACTTCACGGCGCTCGAAAAAGCAGAACAGGAAGCGGCCCTGGCCTATCGTGAAGCCGCGCAGGCGTTGTCGACGATTCGGCACGCCGCGGCGGGCGTGCTATCGGCGGGCGTCACCACCGGCATGCAGGAGCTGTCGATGGTGGGCGGCAGTTTCGAAGTTGCGCTGACGCCGCTACAGTCCGTCCGGGATGGCGACAGCAATCATCTGGTCGGCGGCCCGAACGGTCTGGAACAGGTCGAGTTTCTGGTGGCCGGGCATCCCGGCGTGCCGCGCCGCCCCTTGGCCCGAGTGGCATCGGGTGGGGAGTTGGCACGGATCAGTCTGGCGCTGTCGGTCATTGCCAGCGCCGCCAGCCCGACGCCGACGCTGATCTTCGATGAAGTGGATACCGGTATCGGCGGCGCGGTGGCGGAAGTGGTCGGACGGCTGCTGCATCAGTTGGGTGGCATGCGCCAGGTGTTGTGCGTGACGCACTTGCCGCAAGTCGCGGCACGGGGCGATCGCCATCTGCGCGTGGCAAAGCAGGTTCGGGACATCACGACGCAGGCCGCGGTCGGCGGCGACGAGATCGGCGCCGAAAGCGAGACCGTCAGCGCGGTCAATCGGATCGATGGCAGCGAACGCATCGAGGAGATCGCACGGATGCTCGGCGGCATCGACATCACCGCGACGACGCGCCGACATGCGAAGGAAATGCTGTCCGCGTGAGGGGCGCCTAGCCCATCGGATCCCCCGACAACGTGGGATCCAACGCCGGCGTCGTGTTGCCGAACACGTGGTCCCATAGTCGGCGGACTGCTTGCCGCTCCGCTTCCACCCGCGGCGATGCCACGCGGGCATGCGTGGCGCCGTCCAGCCGCACTCGATGTTGCAGAATCCGATAACGCCGATACGCGGCCTGCACCGCATGGATGTCGTCGATCGGCGCGAATCCCAATCCCGCCAGGACATCGAGCAGGGCCAGATTGCCGCTATTGCGGATCAGCGCCGGATGGTGCGCCGCATGCAACAGAACGCCGTATTGCACCAGGAACTCGATATCGACCATGCCGCCTCGGTCATGCTTCAGATCGAACAGACCGCTGTGATTCGGATGCCCGTCATGCACGCGATCGCGCATCGCGACGATCTCGGCCGCTAGCGCCTGCCCGTCG
Coding sequences within it:
- the grpE gene encoding nucleotide exchange factor GrpE encodes the protein MQDNPANRDQQTTDNAAADAVNQASQADTAATAAASSDQIDGADQQAEAALAEAQAQIAALKEEFLRAKAETENVRRRGQDEKEKAHKFAIESFAEHLLPVVDSLEAGLGADASNAEKLREGMDLTLKQLLAALEKGRIKVVAPATGEKFDPHFHQAISMVPAEQEPNTVVTVLQKGYVIAERVLRPALVMVAAPK
- a CDS encoding RNA-binding S4 domain-containing protein, with protein sequence MSRGRSGRSQQKGTEAGARDDAEARGPSKGADTQGGKARIDKWLWATRFFKTRSLAQQAVQNGRIRVGEDPVKPSRDVRIGEVVTIDIEAGRWIVVVRDVSEVRGPAPVARLLYEETEASAQAREAERTRRQLFREPADGWHGRPTKRERRVIARVGSSAHDTPDGWPDRD
- the hemH gene encoding ferrochelatase; the encoded protein is MNSPISALGADLLSEPSAAASSAMSASPSLTSPSAVPPASYGASSSVADARAASGTAVLLINLGTPDAAEPGAVGRYLTEFLSDPRVVEIPALLWQPLLRGVIVPLRSRASAKKYASVWMDEGSPLRVYTVRQTAALRSRFAELGLPVRVEYAMRYGTPNIGAQIRALQADGIERILLLPMYPQYSASTTATAFDAAYDTLRQMRDQPALRAVKSYPTDPGYIAALAEQVARFWREHGAPDFAAGDKLLLSFHGVPKRTITLGDPYQAECLATGARLAEVLELDSDACRVTFQSRFGKAEWLQPYTEPTAIALAQSGTRRIDVFTPGFTADCLETIEEIGLEVRDAFLHAGGDTFRRIPCLNDAPAWIAGLATLCADNLAGWPGGPSR
- the hrcA gene encoding heat-inducible transcriptional repressor HrcA; its protein translation is MLDPRAQTLLTTLIERYIAEGQPVGSRTLSKYSGLALSPATIRNVMSDLEDLGLVTSPHTSAGRIPTPRGYRLFVDTMLTSKPLTVDGEAADFAKRVAAQLQQGQPQKVVAAAAGILSNLSQFAGVVLTPRRSQSFRQIEFMRLSDKRILLVIVTPEGDIQNRIMATQREYSPSQLVEASNYINANYAGQSFEEVRRRLREEIDAVRADMTHLMQAAVEVGSEEASGDGDTLLISGERNLLEVTDLSSSMDRMRRLFDLFDQKTSLLQLLDVSSHAQGVQIYIGGESSLVPIEEMSVVTAPYEVDGKIVGTLGVIGPTRMAYDRVIPIVDITARLLSNALSQH
- a CDS encoding NAD kinase is translated as METRSPFKTVALIGRPNTPNIGEPLLTLARAIEARGFTLIFEAATAGEIDLKNHLDSLQAKPSVATTSEIGERADVAVVVGGDGTMLGVGRELAPYGTPLIGINHGRLGFITDIPIADMNRVVPELLDGQYEREERTLLEARIMRDGKQIYDALAFNDVVVNRSGFSGMAELRVVVDGRFMYSQRSDGLIVATPTGSTAYALASQGPILHPQAGGIVLVPIAPQALSNRPIVLPDKSEISVQVIGGREVNVNFDMQSFTALALDDIIEIRRSSHTVPFLHPVGYSYFATLRKKLYWNEHPANDPRQN